TGTGCTTCCGGAAAGAACGGGCTCTTTAGAAACCTGAGTGCGGAGGAGATATACAACCAGTACGAATTACTCAAGGATAGGTATCCGATAAAGAGGATTGCGGTAGCGGGTATAGGTGAACCCCTTTCCAACTGGAGGAACGTAAAGGAAGCCTTTGAAAAGTTTAAAAAAGAAGGTCTTAAAGTATCTTTCTACACTACGGGTTTTCCTACAAAGCACTTGAGAGAACTTCTACATTTGCCCCATTCCGGAGTTACGATTTCCCTTCACTCTCTGAACGATGAAACGAGGAAGTACCTAATGCCTCATGCGGGAAAGCTGGAAGAGGTTATAAAGGTTCTTGAAGAAGAACTCCCTAAACTTTCCTCCAAAAAGAGGAAGAAGGTAAGTCTTGCCTACATCTTACTGAAGGATGTTAACGACTCGCAGGAAGAACTCGAAAAATTAGCGGAGCTCGCCAAAAGGTTGGGCGTCAGCATCACTCTCCTTTACTACAACAAAACTTTTGAATTTGAGCCCGTAAGCGAAAAGGAATACGAGGAAGCCTTCCTCTTCCTGCGTTCAAAAGGGGTAAGGGTTACACTTTCTACACGTTTCAGAAAGGACAAACTCGGAGGGTGCGGAACGCTCGTTGTAAACAGAAATAAAGAACTAACGAAAGTATGATAAAGGTAGAAGGAAAAGTCTTAAAGGTGGAGGGAGAACTCACCGCGGAAAATATAAAAAGTTTAAAAATCCCCAAAAATATTGAAAAGATAGACCTTTCAGACTTGAAAAAACTCGACACTTTCGGAGCTACTTTTTTAGCTCTCCTGATAAAGGAAAATAATATCCCTCTGGAAAGAGTTGAAGGCGGTGAAAAGCATGTGGAATTGATAAAACTTGTGCTTGATAACTTAAAATTACCCAAAGAAATTCCTGAAAAGAAAGTGTCCTTCTCACTAAAAAATCTCTTTTCCTTTCCGGAATTCCTGGGACTTTTCTTAATTCACTCTTTCAAATACATAAAACAGTTCGAATTTTCGGCTTTTTTTAAGGAACTGCAAACCTCCGGACTCGGGAGTGTCCTGATACTTGTTTCCCTTTCCTTTTTAATAGGGGTTGTTATCGCTTACCAGAGTGCGGTTCAGCTGAGAGCTTTCGGAGCTGGGATCTTTATAGTGGATCTTGTAGGCATTTCAACCTTCAGAGAACTTGCCCCGCTTCTTACGGGCATAATCCTCGCGGGAAGGGTGAGCAGCGGTTACACCGCAAACGTGGGACTGAGGAAGATAAACGAGGAAATTGACGCCCTGAGGGTTATGGGACTTTCACCCGTGGTTCTTTTAGTCCTTCCGAGGGTTCTCGCTTCCTTGATTTACACTCCATTACTCACCTCACTTTCCGCTGTCGCTATGCTCCTCGGTGGGGCTATAATAGCTCAAGTATTTCTTGGTATAGGAGTTGAAGAGTTCTTTAAGAAACTGCCCGAAGCCGTTGCGAAAGAAGATCTGTTTGCGGGGTACGTCAAGACGCCCTTCTTCGGTGTTGCCATTGCTTTGAACGGCGTGTATTACGGATTTCTCACCGATCCCAAACCTGAAAGCCTTGGTTATTCAGTAATGAGAAGCGTCGTTACAGGAATATCCGTTATAATCTTGCTCGACGCCGTATTCTCAATAATCTTCCTGAGACTGGGGATATGATAGTAGAGTTTGAAGAAGTTTACTCGGGATACGGGAACACAGTAGTTCACAAGGGGATAAGTTTTAAGGTGGAATCCTCGCAAATAGTCGCAATAGTGGGTGGAAGCGGTGCGGGAAAGACGACACTTCTGAGACTTATCCTAGGACTTCTGAAGCCTTTAAAGGGTGAAGTAAGGCTATTTGGGAAGTCCATAAAAAACTTAAGTGAAGAGGAACTCCAGAAGTTGAGGGATAGAATGGGAGTAGTATTCCAGTTTTCCGCACTCTTCGGCTCAATGACAGTCCTTGAAAACGTTATGTACCCGGTTATCAAAAAAAGGAAACTGGATCGTTCAATAGTAGAGATGAACGCCTGCTTTAAGCTTTCCGTGTGCGGACTCAAACCCGAAGACTTTTACAAGTATCCCCAGGAACTCTCGGGTGGAATGAAGAAAAAGACAGCCCTTGCTCGGGCTCTCTCCTTAGACCCAGAACTCCTGATACTGGACGAACCCACCTCGGGTCTTGATCCGATAAGTGCTGAAGAGTTTGATAACTTGATAAAAACCGTGAGGGACACTTTCGGAACTACGGTAATTATGGTTACCCACGACTTGCCTTCTTTGAGGATATGTGATAAAGTCCTTGCCCTAAGGGAAGGAAAAATAGTATTCGACGGAAAGCCTCAGGAACTTTTTGAAAGTGAAGACCCTTGGATTAAGGAACTTGTAAAGACCTCAAGGGGGAAGTGCATACTGTGATAGAAGGAAGGGTGAATTACATTCTTGTAGGCTTGTTTATACTGCTCGGTTTGGGAGTTACACTCTTCGTACTTTTTTTGATGACGGACATTATGGAAAGGGAAAAGTTCAGACCTTACCTCATTTACACAACCCAGTCGGTAGAGGGTTTAAACACCGGAGCAGCTGTTTACTACAAGGGTGTACAGGTGGGAAAGGTCAAGGAAATTAAAATTGCAAAAAATCAGGAGCTTATAAAGATAAAAGTATTGATAGATAAAGACTTTAAAGTTAGGGATGGATTGGTTGCGACCCTCGGCGTTCAGGGTATTACGGGACTTGCTTACATAAACCTAGAGTACAAAGAAGGCTACAAACTCGGAAGAGACCCCGAGGAAAACCTTCCCGTCATACCTATGGAACCTTCCGAACTTCAAAAGTTAACTCAATCCCTTCCCGAACTTTTGAGCAAAACAGATGAACTCCTCACAAACTTAGGAAAGTTTTTCTCCGAGGAAAACGCAGAGGAAATCTCTAAAGTGCTGAAGAATACCAACAAAACCCTCAAATCTTTTGAAGAATTATCTGGAAAACTTGAGAATATCTCCCTAAGAGTTGAAAAACTGGTCGCTAATGCGGACAAGAAACTCGGAGAGCTGGAAGTAAAGAAATTAAACGAGGTTCTGGAAGAGTATAAAAACTTGGCGGTTGAGGTGGAAAAGTTTGTGAAAAACCTATCAAACCTCTCTGAAAAGGTGGACAGGGAAACCTTAAGAAAGTTTGAAGAATTGATAAATTCTTTGGAAAAAACCTCTGAAGAAGTTCAAAAACTCGTAAGAAAGCTTAAGAATAACCCTTCACAAATGCTTGAAATAAAGACGATAAAACCTCACGAGGTGGAGGAATGGTAAGGCTCTTATTGATTTTTGTACTCATACTCTCCTGCGTCCCTAAGCAGGAACACCCTTTAATGCACAACTTGGAACCGAGCGGAGAGGCTGATTTTAAGGTGATTGAACTCCGTGTTCCCGAGTATCTGGATACGGAAAGGATAATGTATAAAACTGACAAAGGATTTTACTACTTTGCAAAGAATGTATGGGTTTGTGAACTCTCCTGTGTTCTTGAAAACTACTTCAAAAAAGCCCAAGGTGGAGAAGAAAAGGTTTACCTTGAGGTTCTGGACTTTTACCCTGTGTTTACGGGAAAGAAAGAAGGGTACGTTTACCTGAGGGCTAGAGTTGACCGAAAAAAAGAGTACGTCTACAAAATTCCCTTTAAAGTAAGGAGTTTTGAAGAAATTATTTTAAAGATGAACGAGGCTGTGAACAGACTTCTGGAGGATGTAAACAAATACGTTCAGATAACCACGAGTTCTAAATCTATTTCGGATAGCGGCTTACCAACTCCTCCCTGAACAGCAACTATATTTTCCAACCTCACCCCAAACTTACCGGGAAGGTATATCCCCGGCTCTATCGTAAAGACCATTCCCTCCTCTATGGGCGTTTTTGCGTCGTCTCCCTTGTAGTAAACTCTCGGAAACTCGTGTATCTCCACACCTACACCGTGACCCGTAGAGTGGGTAAAGAACTGCCCGTATCCCTTCTTCTCTATATACTCCCTTGCGGCCCTGTCAACGTCTCCAACAGTATTCCCAACTTTTGCCTTCTCAAGAGCTCTCAGGTGTGCTTCCTTCACTATTTCGTAAACCTTTCTGAACTCTTCGGAAGGCTTTCCTATGTGAAAAGTTCTAGTGAAGTCCGTGCAATACCCCTCCCAGAGAAGACCCATGTCTATCAAGAGTGGAGCGTTCTCCTTTATTTTTTCCCTTGAGCTTTCCCAGTGGGGAACCGCTGAGTGTTCACCGCTTGCGACTATCGCCGGGAAGCTTTCACCTTCTCCGTTTTTCTCAAAAATCTTACTAACTATAAATCCCCTGACCTGGAGTTCCGTCATTCCCGGCTTTACGAAATTTAAAAGTTCCCTGTAAATCTTATCGCTTTTCCTTACACCCTCCTTCATTATGCTTATCTCTTCTTTAGTTTTCAAAACCCTTACGTTCTTCAGGAAGTTTGAGAAACCCACCCACCTTATGTGCTTG
The genomic region above belongs to Aquifex aeolicus VF5 and contains:
- a CDS encoding MlaE family lipid ABC transporter permease subunit; this translates as MIKVEGKVLKVEGELTAENIKSLKIPKNIEKIDLSDLKKLDTFGATFLALLIKENNIPLERVEGGEKHVELIKLVLDNLKLPKEIPEKKVSFSLKNLFSFPEFLGLFLIHSFKYIKQFEFSAFFKELQTSGLGSVLILVSLSFLIGVVIAYQSAVQLRAFGAGIFIVDLVGISTFRELAPLLTGIILAGRVSSGYTANVGLRKINEEIDALRVMGLSPVVLLVLPRVLASLIYTPLLTSLSAVAMLLGGAIIAQVFLGIGVEEFFKKLPEAVAKEDLFAGYVKTPFFGVAIALNGVYYGFLTDPKPESLGYSVMRSVVTGISVIILLDAVFSIIFLRLGI
- a CDS encoding M24 family metallopeptidase, with protein sequence MKVKEVQELIKEKNLDAFMFSSQPNVFYLSRFRSTNAYAVITPQEKYLLTDARYYERAKNQLKDWEVVLIKGNLFKSVKNFLREKGLKYVGYEEDRVSCTFKKHLKSKHIRWVGFSNFLKNVRVLKTKEEISIMKEGVRKSDKIYRELLNFVKPGMTELQVRGFIVSKIFEKNGEGESFPAIVASGEHSAVPHWESSREKIKENAPLLIDMGLLWEGYCTDFTRTFHIGKPSEEFRKVYEIVKEAHLRALEKAKVGNTVGDVDRAAREYIEKKGYGQFFTHSTGHGVGVEIHEFPRVYYKGDDAKTPIEEGMVFTIEPGIYLPGKFGVRLENIVAVQGGVGKPLSEIDLELVVI
- a CDS encoding radical SAM protein; translation: MRLSKVLRSDLNTLFLFELEDGYTVESVFYRGDTLCVSTQVGCPVRCTFCASGKNGLFRNLSAEEIYNQYELLKDRYPIKRIAVAGIGEPLSNWRNVKEAFEKFKKEGLKVSFYTTGFPTKHLRELLHLPHSGVTISLHSLNDETRKYLMPHAGKLEEVIKVLEEELPKLSSKKRKKVSLAYILLKDVNDSQEELEKLAELAKRLGVSITLLYYNKTFEFEPVSEKEYEEAFLFLRSKGVRVTLSTRFRKDKLGGCGTLVVNRNKELTKV
- a CDS encoding ABC transporter ATP-binding protein codes for the protein MIVEFEEVYSGYGNTVVHKGISFKVESSQIVAIVGGSGAGKTTLLRLILGLLKPLKGEVRLFGKSIKNLSEEELQKLRDRMGVVFQFSALFGSMTVLENVMYPVIKKRKLDRSIVEMNACFKLSVCGLKPEDFYKYPQELSGGMKKKTALARALSLDPELLILDEPTSGLDPISAEEFDNLIKTVRDTFGTTVIMVTHDLPSLRICDKVLALREGKIVFDGKPQELFESEDPWIKELVKTSRGKCIL
- a CDS encoding MlaD family protein; amino-acid sequence: MIEGRVNYILVGLFILLGLGVTLFVLFLMTDIMEREKFRPYLIYTTQSVEGLNTGAAVYYKGVQVGKVKEIKIAKNQELIKIKVLIDKDFKVRDGLVATLGVQGITGLAYINLEYKEGYKLGRDPEENLPVIPMEPSELQKLTQSLPELLSKTDELLTNLGKFFSEENAEEISKVLKNTNKTLKSFEELSGKLENISLRVEKLVANADKKLGELEVKKLNEVLEEYKNLAVEVEKFVKNLSNLSEKVDRETLRKFEELINSLEKTSEEVQKLVRKLKNNPSQMLEIKTIKPHEVEEW